One window from the genome of Balaenoptera musculus isolate JJ_BM4_2016_0621 chromosome 3, mBalMus1.pri.v3, whole genome shotgun sequence encodes:
- the HNRNPA0 gene encoding heterogeneous nuclear ribonucleoprotein A0 encodes MENSQLCKLFIGGLNVQTSESGLRGHFEAFGTLTDCVVVVNPQTKRSRCFGFVTYSNVEEADAAMAASPHAVDGNTVELKRAVSREDSARPGAHAKVKKLFVGGLKGDVAEGDLIEHFSQFGTVEKAEIIADKQSGKKRGFGFVYFQNHDAADKAAVVKFHPIQGHRVEVKKAVPKEDIHSGGGGGGSRSSRGGRGGRGRGGGRDQNGLSKGGGGYNSYGGYGGGGGGYNAYGGGGGGSSYGGSDYGNGFGGFGSYSQHQSSYGPMKSGGGGGGGGSSWGGRSNSGPYRGGYGGGGGYGGSSF; translated from the coding sequence ATGGAGAATTCCCAGCTGTGTAAGCTGTTTATCGGCGGCCTCAACGTGCAGACGAGTGAGTCGGGCCTGCGCGGCCACTTTGAGGCCTTTGGGACCCTGACGGACTGCGTGGTGGTGGTGAACCCCCAGACCAAGCGCTCCCGTTGCTTTGGCTTCGTGACCTACTCCAATGTGGAGGAGGCCGATGCCGCCATGGCCGCCTCGCCCCATGCCGTGGACGGCAACACGGTGGAGCTGAAGCGGGCGGTGTCCCGGGAGGATTCGGCCCGGCCCGGTGCCCACGCCAAGGTGAAGAAGCTCTTTGTTGGGGGCCTTAAGGGAGACGTGGCCGAGGGCGACCTGATAGAGCACTTCTCGCAGTTTGGCACCGTGGAAAAGGCCGAGATTATTGCCGACAAGCAGTCCGGGAAGAAGCGTGGTTTCGGCTTCGTGTATTTTCAGAATCACGACGCGGCAGACAAGGCCGCGGTGGTCAAGTTCCATCCGATCCAGGGCCATCGCGTGGAGGTGAAGAAGGCTGTCCCCAAGGAGGATATCCACTCCGGTGGGGGCGGAGGCGGCTCCCGCTCCTCCCGGGGCGGCCGGGGCGGCCGGGGTCGGGGCGGTGGTCGTGACCAGAACGGCCTGTCTAAGGGCGGCGGCGGCTACAACAGCTATGGTGGttacggcggcggcggcggcggctacAACGCCTACGGAGGCGGCGGAGGCGGTTCGTCCTACGGTGGAAGCGACTACGGTAACGGCTTCGGCGGCTTCGGTAGCTACAGCCAGCACCAGTCATCCTATGGGCCCATGAAGAgcggtggcggcggcggtggAGGAGGCAGCAGCTGGGGAGGTCGCAGTAACAGTGGACCTTACAGAGGTGGCTATGGCGGTGGGGGTGGGTATGGAGGCAGctccttctaa